CGGTGCTGGCGGCCGCCGCCTACCTCCACCACCGCCGCCCTCGCGGGTCGGCCCTAGCCCTGATCGCCGGATCGGCCGCCACCTCGTTGACCGCCATCTACCTCCTGCCCGAGCCGGCGACGGCTAGCCTGCCGCTCTTCCCTCCTCTGCTCGCCGGCCTGCTCCTGGGCCCGGCCGCCGGGCTGGGCGTGGGCGCCGTCCTGGCTGCCGGCTTCCTTTTCCTGCCCTTTGAGGGCTATTCGGCCTCGTGGATGGCCTACACGGCGGCCGGCGGCGGCGTGTTGACCTGCGTTGGCTTGCGGCCCTGGCAGGAGCTGCTCGAACTCTCCTATCGGAGAGGCTCGGAGGCCAGAGTCCTGGTGGAGCAGCTGCGCGACAACCAGGGCAAGCTCAACCGCACCATTAGAGCCCTGGACACAGCCTACCGTCTGCTGGAGAGCAGCAACCACGCCCTGGCCCTGGCGCGCCAGGAGGCGGAGCACCTGCGCCAGCTCAAGTCCCGCTTCGCCGCCAGCCTCAGCCACGAGCTCCGCACTCCCCTGAACATCATCCTGGGCTTCAGCGAGCTCCTCTACCGCAATCCCGGCTTCTACGGCATGGGCCAGTGGAGCGACGGCCTGCGACGCGACCTGGCCCAGATTCAGCGCAATGCCGGCTATCTCTCCAGCCTGCTGGACGACATCCTAGACCTGGCCCGGCTGGATGCCAACGCCATGCCAGTTCGCCGGGAGTACTCCGACCTCGCCCGGGTGCTGGAGGGAGCCCTTCGAGGGGTGGAGAGCCTGGCCGAGGAGAAGGATATCCTGATCGAGCGGGACTGGGAGCCACAGCTGCCTTCTGTCTACATAGACGAGACTCGCATCCGGCAAGTGCTCTACAACCTGCTCAGCAACGCCATCCGCGTCACCGCGCACGGCCGGGTTCTGGTGTCGGCCAGGCGTCAGCCTCAGCAGGTGGTGGTCTCGGTGAGCGACGAGGGCCCGGGAATACCGGCTGAGGCCCTGGAGTGGATCTTCGACGAGTACCGTCAGCTGGATGGTTCCGCCGTTCAGGCGGAGCGAGGCAAAGGCCTAGGGCTGGCCATCGCCCGCCAGTTCGTGCACCTCCACGGGGGTCGCATCTGGGCGGAGAACCGGCCCGAGGGCGGGGCCACCATCTCCTTCACCATTCCGCTCCAGGACCTGCCCAGCGGGCGGCTGGGTCGGGCGCAGGCCCTCCCTCTGCCCAGGTCGCGCCTCAAGCCCAGGTTGGTGGTGCTGGCCCACGCCGAATCCGCCCTCACCTACCTTCGGCGCCGGCTGGAGGGGTACGACCTGGTGGCAGTAGAGGGCGCCGCCCAGCTGGCGGACCAGTGGGAGGCGCTGCGCCCCGCCGCCGTGATCGAGACGGTAGCGCCGGGGGGTCTGCAGGAGCCACTCACCCTCAGCCTCCCAGAGCCCGTGCCCCACATCCGCTTCACCCTGCCCGGGCCCCACAAGGTCCTGGACGGGGCCGGCTTCGACGCCGTGCTCACCAAGCCGATGACGTCCGAGAGGCTGCTGGAGGCGTTGGATGGGGGAGCGAACGGCAGACGCACCCTGATCGTGGACGACGACCGGGGCTTCGTCCAGCTGGTGCGCCGCATGCTGGAAGCATCGGGAGACGCCGACGAGGTCCTCACCGCCTATAGCGGCGCCGAGGCCATCCGGCTGGCCCGCAGGCACTGCCCCGACATAGTCTTGCTCGACCTGGTGATGCCCGGCATGAGCGGGCTGGAAGTGCTGCACGCCCTGCGCGAGATGCCGGAGCTGGCGCACACTCGCATACTGGCCGTGACCGCGGCCGTCTCCGGAGACGAGGCCCAAGCCCCGGCCAGCTTCTCCGTGTGGGGTCGAAGCGAGTTCCAGGAGGACTACTTGTTGGGGCTGCTCGGAGCTGCCCTCAGCAGTCATCTGCCGGAGCCGGACGCGGCGCCAGGCAGTCCCCCAGCGCCCGCAGCAGATGGGCCCGCGAGACCGGCTTGGTGAGGTAGGCGTTCGCCCCCAGCGAGCCAGCCAGGCTGGGGTCCTCCAGAACAGAGCACACCAGGAGGGGGATATCGCGGGTGTCCTCGTGCTGCCGCAGGCCCTTGATGATGCTCCAGCCGTCCAGGCCGGGCATGAGGATATCCAGCACGATGACGTCGGGGCGGGTGCGGCGGGCGATCTCGAGGGCTAGGGTGGGGTTGGGCACCGAGGAGACCCGCCACCGGCCCCCGGAGAGATAGCGGCGGTACAGCTCCACCGCGCCTGGGTTGTCCTCCACGATGAGCACCGAGGCCGGTTGGCCCCGCCGCAGCTCCAGCCGCACCTCTACCTGCCCGTCGTCGCGGCGGTCGAGGCGGTGGGCCAGGCGCTGCGATGCTGCCATCACCAAGGCCGTATCCACGATGTCCTGTCCCGCACCTAGCGCGAAGACCAGGCCGAGAGAGCAGGTGGATTCGTCGCTCTGCACCTCCACCCGGACCAAGCCACCGGGGGAGCTCTGCACGGCACCGCTCAGGAGTTGCACCAGGACCTGCTTGAGGATGGCCCGGTCGGCCAGGACTAGCGGGCCGGGCTCGACCTCGGCTTGCGGAAGGTGGAGCGACACCCCCAGGCGGTCCGCCAGGCCCCCCACCAGATCCGCCACCTCTTGCAGCAGAGCGCCCAGCTGCACCTCGCCGGCGGCGGCGGGAAGGGCGGCCAGCTCGTCGCTGAGCAGCCCCCGGCGGGAGGGCTCGGCCTCCTCGCCCTGAGCCTGCAGCCAGGACGCCAGGACCTGGGCCAGCTTCTCCTCTGCCTCGGCCAGGTCCCGGTAGACCTGCCGGCGGCTGAGGGAGAGCTCGCGCATGACCTGGGGCAGGGTGAGGTTCTCCACGTAGCGCAGGGAGAGGAGGTCGTAGAAGCGGGACTCGGGGGAACCGAAGGGGACCGAGCGGGCGGGCCGGAGCACCTCGATGGCCTCCAGGAAGAGGGCCCGGGCGCGCTCGGCCCGCTCGTCCAGCCGGCCGATGTCGGCCAGGCGGGAGAAGCGCGTCACCAGGTCGCAGTGGGCCAGCTGGACATTGTCGTAGAGGGCCTCGAGGGCTTGGTGAACCTGGTCTCGCGAGAGAGGCTCGTCTCTTTCCACGATGCCCTAGCCTCGTAGCAGCGCTCCAAGCTTGCGCAGTACCTCGGCCACCGTCGCTGGCGGAAGTACACCGATGCGCTCCGCCCGTCGGGCTCGCCAGTCCAGGCACTTCACCTGGTCGGCCAAGATGACTCCGGTCACTGGGAGGCCGGGAGGTATGGCCACCTCAAACGGGTAGCCCTTGACTTGGTTGGTGATGGGGCAGAGGAGGGCCAGCCCGACCCTACCGTTATAGGCCGCCGGCGAGATTACCACAGCGGGGCGCCTGCCTGCCTGTTCGTGCCCGGCCTGAGGGCTGAAGCTGAGCCACACGATGTCGCCGCGGCCGGGGACGTCTGGGCTGGCGCTCACCACGCTTCCTTGCCGACTGCAGGACCGGTGTCAATCTCAGAGTGCAGGTTCTCATCGGTCACCTGCGCCAGGAGCTTCTCCAGGGAGAGCTCGGAGGCGGGAGCGGCCACCAGAGCGCCGTCCACCACGGACAGCTCGACAAGCGCGTCCTCCTCCAGCCCGACCTCATCGGCGAGCGGCTTCGGAATACGCAACGCCAAGCTGTTGCCCCACCTCTTGATCCGGGTCTCCACTACGGAAACCTCCACAGGACGTATCTACAATGATGATACGCTTCTGGCCGATGTTCGGCAAGCGAGCGCTTCCACTGCCCCTTCCGGCAACTGCTCGCTTACCTCTTCACCCACGGTCGCCTCCTGCTCTGGTTGTCGCCCCCGCCGCCGGCGTGCCGTCAATCCCGGTTCCGGGTTGGTGTCGGGGTGGGATATCATGAGCGTCAGAGACAGTTTCTGCTTTGCCGGGGGAGGCGATTGTCGTGAAACTGCTGTTGCAGCGCATCTCCGTGGACCCGAACGTGTGCTTCGGGAAGCCGTGCATTCGTGGCACCCGCATCTGGGTTTCCCTCATTCTTGACCTCCTCGCCTCCGGAATGAGCATGGAAGAGGTCCTGGAGGAGTATCCCCAGCTCACGGTGGAGGACATCCGTGCCGCCATCGCCTACGGGGCAGAGATGTCGCGGGAAAGGTACGTTGACATTCCGGTCGAGACCATTCCATGAGGCTCAAGCTCGACGAGAACCTGGGCAGGCGCACGCAATCCCTCATCCGCCGTGCCGGGCACGATGTCAAGACTGTATGGCAGGAGCGGTTGTAGGGAGCACCTGACCAGTACCTCTATGACATCTGCCGTGCCGAGCGACGTTGTCTAGTGACTCTGGACCGGGACTTCGCCGATGTAGTGCGCTTTCCGCCAGGCCGGATAGGAAGCATCGTGGTCATACGGCCACCAACGAACCCAAGCCTACCGTTGCTGGAAGGACTCACGCGCCAGCTTCTGCACGCTCTGGACACGATGCCAATCGAGAACAACCTCTGGATAGTGGAAGCTGGGCGCATAGGAGTACATGAAGGAGGAACGGCGGATCGCGGTCTTGAGCAGTGAGTCCCGCAGCGAAGAGACCGCGGTACAAGCATGGCACAACTGTGGCACGGCTGGCTATGGAGAGTAGTGCTGGGAACGGGTAGTATGGCTGTGTCTGGGTCGGGCAGCGGGCCGGCCCATGGCGTTGGGCTTTCTACTCTACGCTGAGCACATGCTGGTTGCCGCGGCTGCGGTGCTCGCACAGACTCTTGGACTGAGCTGATGGAGTCGGTTGGTGGGCATGGCCGGTGCGCACGGGTCGCGTGTTGGGCTAGGTGTTAGCTTGTTAAGCACGGCACAGAAGGGGATGCGTGTATGCGCGTGTATGTGATGACCGATCTTGAGGGCACTGCAGGGGTGCTCTCGGCCGACGACTATATCTTCAGGGGCTCATGCTACCTGCCACTGGCACGCCGGTTGGCCACTCAGGAAGTGAATGCAGCCGTGGAGGGGGCACTGGAGGCGGGGGCCACGGAGGTGCTGGTGATGGATGGCCACGGGGTAGGCGGTCTGGATTGGCGTTTCATACACCCGCGGGCCCAGCTTCTCGCTGGCCGCCCTCTGGACTACCCCTTTGGCCTCACTAGTGACTTCGACGCTGTCATGTTCGTCGGCCAGCACGCCATGTCCAACACCGACGGTGGTCACCTGTGCCACACCGGCTCTTTTGCCATTGAGGAGCAAGTCCTTAACGGGATCGCCATCGGGGAGCTGGCCGAATTCATGATGTGCGCCTCGTGTCTAGACGTGCCCGTGGTTACGGTGACCGGGGATGCAGCCGCGTGCGCCGAGGCAACGTGCCTCGTACCCGAGATCCAGACGGCGGCCGTGAAGGTGGGTATCAGGCGCGGGTCTGCCTCCGGTCTGACAGAGGACGAAAACCGGCTCTACAATGGAGCCGCCGTGCACCTCAGTCCAGCCGCGGCGCGCGAGGCTATCCGGGAGGCGGCTAGGCGGGGCCTCAGCGGCCGACTCGAGATGGGCCTGTACTGGGTCGGACCCCCGTATGAGATGGTATATCGTTACCGCGCAAGGCGGCACGGTCGGCCGCCAGATCTGGTGAGCCGTGGCCGTGACTACATGGCCGTGCTCAACAGGGCCGGCCAGTCACTGTGATGCGCTGCAGGAGAGTCGGAGTTGGCTGCAGCACCGACACCGATAGGGTCGCCGATAGACACCGCGACTGGACGTCGCATCTTGTGCGAGGAGGAGGTCGGAGATGGGCACTATCAGACTGACGCGGAGACAGGCACTTCGTGGGATGCTGGCCATCGGGGGAGGAGCAGCCCTGATGACGGCTTGCTCGGGCACCACGAGCACGGTGTCGACGACTGGCACCGCCGCTGAGACTCCCGCCGCAGGCGAGCCGGCGGCGGCGGCAGAAGCGATCGCGCTGAGACTGATGGCTTGGGAGGGCGGTATTGGCAACACCAAGGAGATCAACGAGATCACTCTGCCGGCGTTCATGGACCATAACCCGACCATCAAGGTCAAGTTCGAGGCTCCACCGTGGGACGAGTATTGGACGAAGTTCCAGACGCTCGCCGCATCGGGCGACCTCCCTGATGTCTATAGCGAAAGCATCGCTTACGGCTGGGATCATGCCAACCAGGGGATAGCCCTCAACCTTCAGCCTTTCATCGACGCTACTCTCAATACCGACGACTACTACATGGAGATGCATCTCAACGGTCTGCGATACCCGAGCATGCTGCACGGCGACCTCTATGCCTTCCCAGTCCGTTGGGTCGGGGCTCTGCTCTTCTACAACAAGGATATCTTCGATGCAGTGGGTGCCGCGTACCCCGACGACACCTGGACCTATGATGATATGCTCAATGCTGCACAGACGCTTACCAAGGTTGAGGGCGGCAAGACGGTACAGTGGGGCATGGACCCGCTCGTCACCGACATGCTGCTTGACCCGATGATCAAGGCCAATGGTGGCTCGGTCGTGAGCGACGACTATCGGCGCTGCACTATAACCGAGCCCGTAGCGATCGAGTCAATACAGTGGTCCGTCGATACTATCCAAACGCACAAGGTTGCGCCCTCGCCCGCAACCAAGAAGGGCTTCGCCCAGGGCACCTTTGCTTCTCAAGTTGTGGCGATGGCCGTTTCGGGCAGTTGGGATTGCGATACGTGGAGGGAGGCGGACTTTGCATGGGACGTGACCTACATCCCCAAAGGCAAGGTGAGCCGCAAGATGGGCGACGGCCCAGACAGCCTAGGGATTTACAAGGCAAGCACGAACAAGGAAGCGGCCTGGAAGCTGGTCGAGTATTGGGTCTCCGAGGAGAATCAGATGCGCATGGGCGAACTGCCACTGGGCTGCGTGCCTTTCCTTCGCAAGGCAGCGGAGTCGCCCGCGTTTCTGGATCGCCCAGGTAGTCCGAGTGGTCTGAGGGCACTTCTAGACATGGCACCTGACTCTACTTCAGATTACGGACCTCAGTGGATGGAGTGGCGCGCGACGATCATGCGCAATGAACTCGACCTAGCCTTTCTAGGCGAGCGCTCAGTTGAGGAGTCGGTGCAGGCGGCCTGTGTGGGCGTCGACCAGGTGCTAGCAAGCATCGAGTGGCCCGATTGATTGGCGGCACCTACTACCCTTGGGGTCGGCTTCGACCCCAAGGGCCCCTATGCCTACCTAGGCGACTGGAGGTAGTTAGTGGCAACAGGGCCAGCCCCTCTCGGGGCCCTCACTCGTTCGCCTGGCGCTGAGGGCCGCCGCCGCGGGCTCAGCCAATTGCTGGCGGCGCTGCCGTTCCTCCTGCCCACTATGATCGGCTTCTTCGTCTTCATCGCCGGTCCGGTGCTGGCCGCCTTCATCCTCGGCTTCACCAAGTGGGACCTGTTCACCTCTCCCACCTGGGTGGGACTGGGCAACTACGGTCAGATGGCTCAGATGCCTCTGTTCTGGAGGACGGTCCGCAACACATTCCAGTACACGATTCTTTACCTGGCTCCTGGAGTCATTCTGCCGCTGCTGGTGGCCATCTTCATGAACCAGCGGGCCCGTGCCATAAGCATCTATCGCAGTGTGTTCTTCCTCCCCGTAGTCACCTCCACGGTGGCGGTAGCCCTGGTGTGGTTCTGGCTGTACAATCCCGAGTTTGGCGCCATCAACTACTTCCTGGCGCTGGTGGGCATCAAGGGGCCTATGTGGCTGGCGAGCCCCAGGACCGCCATGATTTCCATCGTTATCATGAGCGTGTGGAAGGGCCTCGGCTACACCATGGTCATCTACCTGGCCGGGCTTCAGGGGGTACCTGCCGAGCTCTGCGAAGCGGCCGCCATTGACGGCGCTACCCGCTGGCGCCGTCATCTGCACGTTACCCTGCCCCTCATGACTCCCACGATCTTCTTCGTAGTGGTAACCACGGTGATGGGCTCGCTGCAGGTCTTCGAGCAAACTTACATTCTCACTCAGGGTGGGCCGGCTTACTCCACCACCACGCTCTCCTGGTATATCTACGTCCAGGCCTTCCAGTGGCTGCACATGGGGTTCGGCTGCGCCCTGGCCTATGTCCTCTTCTTCATCATCATGGTGCTGACTCTGATCCAATTCCGCCTACAGAAGGCCTGGGTGTTCTATGGCTAGAGGAGGACCATGCCGATGACCGCCCGTGCCCAACTCGGACCACGAGCGACACTCAAGGGACCTTCGGCCTGGGAGACGCTGCGCAAGGTGCTCCGGCCGGTGGTGGTGCACGGGTTCCTGATCCTGGCCAGCCTGATCATGGCCTTACCCTTCATCTGGATGGTACTGAGCTCACTCAAGGCTCAGCCCGAGATCTTCATTTTCCCGCCGCGCTGGCTCCCCAAGACGCCTCTGTGGAGCAACTACATTGAGGTGACCAAGGCCATGCCCTTCACTTGGTTCACCTACAACAGCCTCAAGATCGCCGTGTTGACCGTCCTGGGACAGATCCTTTCGGCCTCCCTGGCAGCGTATGCCTTTGCCCGGCTCCGTTTTCCGGGCCGGGAGGTGATGTTCCTCACTTGGCTGGGCTGCATGATGATCCCCGGCCAGGTGACCCTCATCCCCCAGTTCATCCTCTTCCGATCCTTCGGGTGGCTGGATACACACCTGCCTCTGGTGATCCCCAGCTTTTTCGGCTCCGCCTTCGGTACGTTCCTGCTGCGCCAGTTCTTCATGACCATTCCCATGGAACTGGAAGACGCCGCCATCGTGGACGGCTGCACCCGCTTCCGCATCTACTGGAACATCATGATGCCGCTGGCCAAGCCGGCTTTAGCCACCTTAGCCGTGTTCACCTTCATGGGCAGTTGGAACAGCTTGCTAGAGCCGGTTGTGTATCTTACTACCTACAGGAAACTGACCCTGCCGGTCGGACTTGCTTTCTTCCGAGGGCAATACACCACCAACTGGGCCCTTCTCATGGCCGGAGCCACCCTCAGCGTCGTCCCCATCATCGCCCTATACATCTTCGCCCAGAAGTACTTCGTCCAGGGCGTGGTCATGAGCGGCATCAAGGGGTAGACTAGCCCCATCCCTTTCTGGAGCCCGTCCCATGCTCGCTGGCTTCGCCAAGACCGACATCACCCCACCCGCAGGCACCACCCTCACCGGCTACCTGGCCCGGCTCGGGCCCGCCGAGGGCGTGCACGACCCCCTCTTCTGCCGAGCCCTCGTCCTGGGCCAGGGCGTGGACCAGGCCGCCCTCATCGTGGCCGACACCCTCGGCTTCGGCATCGAGTACACCCGCCAAGTCAAAGACGCCATCGCCCAGGCCGCCGGCATCGCCCCCGAGCGCATCATCCTGGCCGCCACCCACACCCACGCCGGCCCGGCCAGCGTCTTCCTCCAGGGCTGCGGCGACCTGGCCCTCGACTGGCTGGAAGGCTTCCCGGCCCAGGCCGTGTCAGCGGTGCAGGCTGCTCAGGCCGGCCTCACTGAGGTCAGCGTGCACTTCGCCTCGGTGGACGTGCCCGACGTGGCCATCAACCGGCGCGATCCGGAGAACGGCCCCGTGGACGAAGAGCTGTCCGCCGTCTGGTTCCAGGACGCCACAGGCCGGGTGAAGGGCGCGCTTATGCACTTCACCTGCCACGCCGTGGTCATGGACGCCGACAACCGCCTCATCTCCGCCGACTACCCTGGCGCCGCCTGCCGCCAACTCGAGGAACTCATCGGCGCGCCGGCCATGTTCGTGCAGGGCCCCTGTGGCGACATCAACCCGGCCCATCGCCACTCCTTCGAGGCGGTGGACGGCTCTGGGGCCAAGCTGGCCCGGGCCGCAGCAGAGCTCATACGAGGTGGCGGAACGCCCATCGAAGTCGGTGAGCCGGCCGTGCAGTCCACCACTCTGGCCCTGCCCCTCATGGCCCCGCCACCGTACGGGCAGCTGCTGAGCTTCCGGCGCGAGCATGCGTCCGCCGCAGCGACGGCCGAGGCCGCAGGCGAGGCCATCAGGGCGAAGATGCACCGGGCCATGGTCTACTGGGCCGACCTGACCATCGGCGGAGTGTGCTCGGGCTTGCTGCAGGGCGAAGTCACCGTCGAAGCCGAGTGCCTGCGGCTGGGCGACATCCTACTCGTGACCAGCCCGGGGGAGCTGTTCGTGGAGTTCGGGCTGGAGGCGAAGCGGCGAGCTCGCCAGGGAGGCAAGCGGGCCATGGTGGTGGCCTACGCCAACGCCGACATCGGCTACATCCCTACGGCCTCGAGCTACGCCAAGGGCGGCTACGAGGTGGAGTGGGCCCACAAGTACTATGGCTATCCTGGCCCCCTGGCCCCCGAGGCGGGCGAGATGGTGGGGCAGGCGTTGGCTCAGTTCATCGGTTAGCGACGGCCCGCACGGGCTGAAGCCACGTGCTAGAGCTGCAAAGCCGGCCCTCCGGCCGGCTAGTGAGTGAGCCCGCCGAAGGGCGGGCTTGGCCTAGGTAGCCGGGGGCTTCAGCCCCCGCTGCATCTCCCGGCACTCCCGGTACTTCTTCCGTTACGACATCGGAGGCATAACATGGCAAGACTGGCAATCAACGGCGGTACCCCGGTACGAACCGCTCCCTGGCCCAGGTGGCCCGAGGTGGACGAGGGCGACGTGCAGGCCGTGTCCGAGGTGATCCGCAGCGGCCGCTGGGGCCGCCTGGGCGGCACCAAGGTGGCCGAGTTCGAGCAGAAGTTCGCCCAGTACCAGGGCGCCCAGTACGGCCTCACCGTGTCCTCCGGCACGGCCGCCCTGGAGATAGCCCTGCGGGCCATGAAGATCGCCCCGGGCGACGAGGTGATCGTCCCGCCTTACACCTTCATGGCCACCGCCACGGCCGTGCTCCAAGTCGGAGCTATCCCCATCTTCGTGGACATAGACCCCCGCACCTACAACATCAACCCTGCCCTGATCGAGGAGGCCATCACCGACCGCACCCGAGCCATTATCCCAGTGCACTTTGGCGGGCTGGCCTGCGACATGGACTCCATCATGGAGGTGGCCCGCAAGCACGACCTCCTGGTCCTGGAGGACTGCTCCCATGCCCATGGGGGCAAGTGGAAGGACAAGGGGCTAGGCACCATCGGCGACGCCGGGGCCTTCAGCCTGATGTCGGGCAAGAACCTGGCCGCTGGCGAGGCGGGCATCATCATCACCGACAGCTCCGAGCTCATCGGCTGGTCCATCCTCTACCACGACTTCTGGCGGGGCGCCGTACGCGCCGGCTCAGTGGAGTCCGAGCTGCCCAAGGGTTGGGAAGTGCGCTTCCCCGTCCTGGCCGGCAACGACCGGGCCAACGAGATCGAGGGGGCCTTGCTCCTCTCCCAACTGGCCAAGCTCGAGGACCAAGCCCAGCGGCGCTCCCGCAACGGCGACTACCTCAACACCCTGCTCGATGACATCGAGGGAGTGCGGCCCCTGCGGGTGGACCCGTACGTCACCCGGAATGTCTACCACATCCTCACTTTCCAGTACACGGGCGAGGGCTTCAAGGGCCTCTCGCGGGAGAGGTTCAGCCAGGCACTGGCAGCCGAGGGCATCCCCAACAGCCTGGGGTATCTCAAGACCGTGTACCAGCACCCCATCTTCTTGGAGGCGGAGACAGCCTTGCCCTCCGGCTTCCCGGTCAAAGGGGGATACTACGGGCGCGAGATAGACTACAACCAGGTCCACTGCCCGGAGGCGGAACGCCTCTGCCGGGAGGAGACCATCTGGATGGGCCAGAACATGTTCCTGGGCTCGAAACAGGACATGGACGACGTGGCCGAGGCCATTGCCAAGATCAAGGCTAATGCCGAGGAGCTGCTCTAGGCCGCCGGCCAGCGGCGGCGCAGCCGGGGAGGAGCGCCCCGTCATCCCGCCGCAGCGCCATCCTGAGTATCACCCGGGGGTGGAACTCGGTGCGCTACTTCGACGCCAACTGCCGTGTAGGTCGCTTCAACCGCTGGACCGGACGTGAGCCCATCGCCCCGGAGGAGCTGCTCCGGGCCCTGGATCACTACGGCATCCATGAGGCCCTGGTGACCTCCAGCCTGGCCCGTGAGTATCACCCGGTGGACGGCAACGAGCAGGTGATGCGCCTGGTCGAAGGGCAGCCGCGGCTGCACCCGGCCTGGGCCGGGCTGCCCCCGCGCAGCCGGGAGCTGCCCCCCGCAGCTGACCTAGTAGCCGAGATGGAGGAGCGCGGGGTGCGCGCTCTCTTCCTGTACCCCCGCCAGTACCGTCTCACCCTAGACGACTGGGGCGTAGACGAGATGCTCGGGCCCCTGGCCGAACGACGGGTGCCGCTCTTCATCTGCCCCAGCGACATGGTGGCCGGCTCGCCTCCCGACCAGACCGACTGGCCGGGCGTGGTCCGCCTCTGCCGGGCCTTCCCTGACCTGCCGGTGATCGTGACCGAGACGCGCATATTGCGCACCCTACGCACGGTGTACCAAGCCCTGGACGCCTGCCCCAACCTCCACATTGACATGTCGGCACTCTGGCTGCACCACCTGGTGGAGTTCGTAGCCCGGGAGTGGGGAGTGCACCGCTTGCTCTTCGGCTCCGACCTTCCCGAGCGCGACCCGGGAGCGACTCTCGGCCAGTTGATCTTCTCCGACATCTGCCCCGAGGATCTGGCCGCCATCGCCGGCGGCAACTTGCGCCGGCTGCTCTCCTGGAGTCGCAAGTCTCCCCTGCCCGAGGTCGAGGTCACCTTCCCTGATCCAGTGGACGAATTGCACGCCATCGCCCGGCACGGCGGATCTCTTCGGGGCCAAGGCTTCCTCTGCGCCCACGGACACCTGGGACGCCATTCCCGCCTACACATCCCCGACGCCTCGCCTGAGGACCTCATTCAGGAGATGGATCGGCTGGGGGTGGCAAGCAGCCTCATCTTCGCCAACGCCGGCCTGAACAGCGACGAGGTCTACGGCAACGACCTGGTGGCACAGGCCATGCGCTCCTACCCCGACCGGTTCCGGGGGCTGGTCACCCTGAATCCCAATCGCACCGTTGACGAGATGGAGCGGGAGTTCCGCCGAGGGCTGGGGATGGGGATGCTGGGCATCAAGATCCATCCTTATCTGGCCAGCTACGACACCCAAGGCGACAAGGTGGAAGTGGCCTGCGCCCTCGCCCACCGGCACCGGGCTTTCGTCCTCAACCACCACTGGGGAGACACGGACCGCCTTCTTTATCTGTGCCGCCGCTACCCCGACGCCACCTTCATGACCGGGCACACAGCACCCGAAGCCCGTCCGGTCGTGTCCCAGGTGGACAACCTCTACGTAGGGACCTGCCCGCTGCTCGGGTACGAGTCCACGGCGCA
The nucleotide sequence above comes from Anaerolineae bacterium. Encoded proteins:
- a CDS encoding amidohydrolase family protein; translation: MRYFDANCRVGRFNRWTGREPIAPEELLRALDHYGIHEALVTSSLAREYHPVDGNEQVMRLVEGQPRLHPAWAGLPPRSRELPPAADLVAEMEERGVRALFLYPRQYRLTLDDWGVDEMLGPLAERRVPLFICPSDMVAGSPPDQTDWPGVVRLCRAFPDLPVIVTETRILRTLRTVYQALDACPNLHIDMSALWLHHLVEFVAREWGVHRLLFGSDLPERDPGATLGQLIFSDICPEDLAAIAGGNLRRLLSWSRKSPLPEVEVTFPDPVDELHAIARHGGSLRGQGFLCAHGHLGRHSRLHIPDASPEDLIQEMDRLGVASSLIFANAGLNSDEVYGNDLVAQAMRSYPDRFRGLVTLNPNRTVDEMEREFRRGLGMGMLGIKIHPYLASYDTQGDKVEVACALAHRHRAFVLNHHWGDTDRLLYLCRRYPDATFMTGHTAPEARPVVSQVDNLYVGTCPLLGYESTAQWVEDVGPERLLFGSDLSWNPIGWGLGPILYARVPIEAKRLILGGNFARLLRERGVSP
- a CDS encoding carbohydrate ABC transporter permease produces the protein MTARAQLGPRATLKGPSAWETLRKVLRPVVVHGFLILASLIMALPFIWMVLSSLKAQPEIFIFPPRWLPKTPLWSNYIEVTKAMPFTWFTYNSLKIAVLTVLGQILSASLAAYAFARLRFPGREVMFLTWLGCMMIPGQVTLIPQFILFRSFGWLDTHLPLVIPSFFGSAFGTFLLRQFFMTIPMELEDAAIVDGCTRFRIYWNIMMPLAKPALATLAVFTFMGSWNSLLEPVVYLTTYRKLTLPVGLAFFRGQYTTNWALLMAGATLSVVPIIALYIFAQKYFVQGVVMSGIKG
- a CDS encoding DegT/DnrJ/EryC1/StrS family aminotransferase — protein: MARLAINGGTPVRTAPWPRWPEVDEGDVQAVSEVIRSGRWGRLGGTKVAEFEQKFAQYQGAQYGLTVSSGTAALEIALRAMKIAPGDEVIVPPYTFMATATAVLQVGAIPIFVDIDPRTYNINPALIEEAITDRTRAIIPVHFGGLACDMDSIMEVARKHDLLVLEDCSHAHGGKWKDKGLGTIGDAGAFSLMSGKNLAAGEAGIIITDSSELIGWSILYHDFWRGAVRAGSVESELPKGWEVRFPVLAGNDRANEIEGALLLSQLAKLEDQAQRRSRNGDYLNTLLDDIEGVRPLRVDPYVTRNVYHILTFQYTGEGFKGLSRERFSQALAAEGIPNSLGYLKTVYQHPIFLEAETALPSGFPVKGGYYGREIDYNQVHCPEAERLCREETIWMGQNMFLGSKQDMDDVAEAIAKIKANAEELL